A single genomic interval of Anopheles marshallii chromosome 2, idAnoMarsDA_429_01, whole genome shotgun sequence harbors:
- the LOC128709320 gene encoding endothelial lipase-like gives MSKVLIFFTALLCGIVGDARGADLQDVLSVLTEGPLARLFDSFIVPAPRTTGFETLVPQKNIRLHCTKTSEPRFQEVFFGDINVREKLNFTLPLTIAIHGWRDSSNLTLYNELTTRYLRFVKNTNYCLLDWRPYAEFGYQITARQSAPLVANYLFGFLQSISLLYFQLENVSLIGFSMGGQIAGLTGKLLPGRIGAIYALDPAGPLFSHPFDIGPNRRIAGTDAKYVQVIYTSRYTVGFGPLVGTQNFLPNEGYHPQAPCVTKDDGLGELSTALRCSHQYAVKLFTDSLDPANPIMGQKCNKVLGVRVCLFQPKDRLGIYAKRIPGNFYL, from the exons ATGTCTAAGGTGCTAATTTTTTTCACTGCCTTACTCTGTGGCATAGTGGGCGATGCCAGAGGGGCAGATTTGCAGGATGTGCTTTCGGTACTGACGGAAGGTCCGCTGGCAAGATTGTTTGATTCGTTCATCGTACCAGCGCCGCGTACGACCGGGTTTGAAACACTGGTACCCCAGAAGAATATACGGCTGCACTGTACGAAAACTTCGGAACCACGGTTTCAGGAAGTGTTCTTTGGCGATATAAACGTAAGGGAGAAGCTTAACTTCACACTGCCGTTGACGATCGCGATCCATGGCTGGCGTGATAGTAGCAACCTCACCCTGTACAACGAGCTGACCACACGCTACCTCCGCTTTGTGAAAAACACTAACTACTGTCTGCTGGATTGGAGGCCGTACGCCGAGTTCGGGTATCAAATTACCGCCCGCCAGAGCGCTCCGCTGGTGGCCAACTATCTGTTCGGGTTTTTGCAGTCCATTAGTTTGCTTTACTTCCAACTGGAGAATGTGTCCCTGATTGGGTTCAGCATGGGCGGTCAGATAGCTGGATTGACAGGTAAGTTGTTGCCTGGAAGGATCGGAGCCATCTATGCGCTGGACCCCGCCGGCCCTCTGTTTTCTCATCCGTTCGACATTGGGCCGAATCGCCGGATAGCCGGTACCGATGCAAAATACGTGCAGGTGATCTACACTTCGCGATACACGGTGGGCTTTGGACCGCTCGTGGGCACTCAAAACTTCCTGCCGAATGAGGGCTACCATCCGCAAGCACCGTGTGTGACCAAAGACGATGGGTTGGGAGAATTATCGACTGCGTTGCGTTGTAGCCATCAATATGCGGTGAAGCTGTTTACTGACTCGCTTGATCCGGCCAACCCAATTATGGGTCAGAAGTGTAATAAAGTTCTTGGCGTGCGAGTTTGCTTATTCCAACCAAAGGATCGGTTGGGTATTTATGCCAAAAG AATACCTGGCAATTTTTACTTGTAA